The Chitinophaga sp. Cy-1792 genome contains the following window.
AAGTAATATTTCAGTAGCAGAATTCCTCACCCTGATTAAAAAAATTAGTTATGAAAATACTGGATATCATTGAAGAAATGTCGCATGAAGATCCTGAACTGCCGGAAAGATTAGACACCAGAAGATCGGCCATGTCCAGATTTGCCGGCTTAGGTGGCAAACTTGCATTGGCAGCATTGCCACTGGCATTGGGGGGCCTGTTAAAAAAAGCATACGGACAAACAACCAGCAGCATAGTGGATATTCTGAATTATGCATTGACGCTGGAATACCTGGAATCTACTTTCTATACAACCGGAGCCGCTTCCGGAGTGGTGCCTGCCGGTACGCCGGCGGTAGCTGCCATCAATACTATACGCGACCATGAGAATGAGCACGTGGCGTTTCTGACATCCGTGATCAAATCCATGAATGCAACACCGGTAACAAAGCCCAATTTTGATTTTACCGCAGGAGGGACGTTTCCTAATGTATTTACCAACTACGATACCTTTCTGGCAGTAGCCCAGGCATTTGAAGATACTGGTGTAAGAGCCTATAAAGGAAGGGCCGTGGAACTGATGAGCAATAGCGTAGTATTAACTGCCGCCTTACAGATCCATTCTGTAGAAGCCCGCCACGCCTCACATATCCGTCAGATGCGGGCGGCAAGAGGCGCCAATGAAAAACCATGGATTACCGGAAATGACACCGGCGGCATAGGTCCAGCCGTTCAAAGTTCCTATAACGGAGAAGAAAATACCATTCAGGGAGGCGTAAACATTACCAACTTCGTAAATATAAATGCAGCCACTGAAAGCTTTGATGAACCATTGACAGCTTCACAGGTGCTGGCCATCGTTAAACCTTTTATCGTATAAACAATTTCATCATCATTTTTAATCAGGCATTTATGAAAAATGTAATAAGGAAAGCCATGACAGGATGCTTTATGATGGCATTAGGTTTTATGGTATTGAATCAACTGGTAGTTAATAAGGCACAAGCTGCTGTTGTCACACCTGGCGTCACAGAATGGAAACAATCGTCAACAGGTACCTGGCCTGGAATGAAAGACGGACAAACCTACTGGTATAAACTGGATAACAAGGCTATGCTGTGGTGGAGCACCGATGGCAAAACATGGGAACAGGTGAAAGACCAGGACTGGGCAGATAAATCTGGCAAATGGCTCAAAATAAGCCATAAAAAACTGGTATGGAGCGCAGATGGTAAAACCTGGTCGGAAGTGCCTGAGTGGAAATGGGAAGGGTCAGATGGTAAATGGTATAAGTTCGACAGCAAATGGATGCTGTGGGTGAACGAATAAATAAACAATGTCTTTGATTCAGTACTCAGATAAATAGCACCGCTAACTACCTCTCCGTGTTTTACCTCACTGGAGAGGTAGCCGGTGCTCAACCTGGTAATTAAATTAAGCTCACCATTTTTATCTTCCGTTGAAGGGCCCGGTTACATACAATGAACACGAATTGGTCGCGTTACTACAACAGCGTATCGAACCGGCATATGAGTACCTGTTCGATAAGTATTCCCGTGCCTTATATGGCGTTATTCTTGATATCATCCCCGACCGCGAAATAGCCGCTGACACCCTTCAGGAAGTCTTTCTGAAAATATGGCGGTTAATCGATAAATATGATCCCGGAAAAGGAACTTTATTTACCTGGATGTTCCAGATAGCCAGAAGCACATCGATAGATATGGTCAGAAGTAAAAACTGGTTAAAAACGAAACTAAACGTTGAATTGTCCGATAGTCATATGGCCATGCCAGATAATAATAAAACAGCTTTTGAAGATATTGGTCTCCGTAAGGCAATAAAAGGCCTGAGGCAGGAACACAGCGTTTTAATAGAACTTTCTTATTTTCAAGGATACACCCAGGAAGAAATTGCCCAAATGCTGCAACTACCGCTAGGAACTGTTAAAACAAGACTGAGGGCCGCCCTGATTCAATTACGAAAATTTATCGCTACATAACATTGGATATACAGGCATACATACAAAGTGGAGCTGTTGAAAGCTATGTTTTGGGATTGTCTGACCCGCATGAAACTGCTGAAATGAAGGGTCTGATACAACAATACCCTGAACTGGCCGCCGCCGTAACTGAATTTGAACGTGCACTGGAATCTGCTGGTACCTGGTCCCATACCCCCGCACCTTCAACCGTCAGAGATGATTTTTTACATGCAATAAAAAATACATCGCCTCTTCAACAGACCACCATCACGTCTCCGAAGTCGGCCAACAGCCGGAAATTTATGCGCATAGCCGCTGCATTGTTACTACTGTTAGGCATCAGTGGCATATGCAATATACTGTTGTTCCGTAAATATGAAGGCGTTACCCGTGAATACTACTCATTGCTCGGTAAAACGCAGGAACTCCGGGCCGGCAAACAACAGGCAGAAAACAATATCAATACCATCCGGCAGGATATGGGTATCGTTTCTGCACGGGCAATAAAAAAAATAATCCTTTCAGGAGTACCAGGAAAAGAAGACCACCAGGTAACCATTTACTGGGATACCACCAGCCACAAAGTATATCTCTTTCAGGAAAAATTACCAGACGCACCTGCAGGAAAACAATACCAGCTATGGGCCATAACAGAAGGAAATCCAGTGGATGCAGGCCTGTTGGATAATTGCCACGGCCTCTGCAAAATGAAAGACATCGGCAAAGCACAAGCATTCGCCATTACTCTGGAACATACCGGCGGAAACATCACACCTTCCACCGATCAGTTATATGTAATGGGAAAAGTTCCGATATAAAATATGGGTGGGATAATTCTCTTTCCTGATACCGTAAATCCGTATGTGGTCAGCATTGTATGCTAAAATGAAAAGGCGATATCTGCATAACAGATACCGCCTTTTTTACAAGTATCATTCCTTATTGCAATAGTACTACCGTACCTGTTTTCTGGACGGTCTTACCTTCGGTATCAATTGCTTCGGCTATCCATACATATGTTCCCAGTGGCTGTATAACCCCGTTTAGCCGGCCATCCCAGCCAGTGGACTCACTGCGCGATTCAAAAATCTGCTGGCCGTTGCGGTTAAAGATCCGGAAATATTTCAGCTGCTGCATGCCGCGTAACGAGATGTGCAGAATGTCATTCCTTCCGTCGTTGTTGGGCGAAAATGCATTTGCCACCAGGATATCTGTATAGGGTACCGCAAGTACTACCAATGTGTCTGTCGTCTGACAACCGGATTCCATCGTCATGGATATCTGGTATAACTGGCTATGCTGCAAAGTGGTAACAGGCTGCGGACTGGTCGGATTGTCTAGTCCCGTTGCAGGCGCCCATAAATATTCACTTCCATTGGTGGTTCTTGCCCTTAATTGGGTAGGTAAGCCTGCGGAAGTACGGATGTTGGGCAGACGCACCGGCTTTGGAGGTGCCACGGTTTTAATACTCTTGTAAATGCTGGTGGCCAACTCAGGACACATATCCGGTATAGCCGTCAACGTTATATTGTAAATGCCGGCATTGGCAAAACTGAATTGCGGATGAAGATCACTGCTTTGCTGGCCGTCATCTACAGACCAGGTATAGCTTACTGCGCCACTCTGCGCCACCTGTGATTTATTGGTGAAATTGACCGGCAGGTTAATACAGTATTTATCATAGCTGAAGTCCGGTGCAGGTGCAAACAGTCGGGTCAGGGTAATATCATTGGTGGCAGGAGCAGAGCAGCCATTTGCATCAGTAGCAGTAGCGGTATAGGTGCCTGTTTCTGTGGCATTGAAGGTGCTGCCGTTTCCAGCTAATACTTTATTATCCAGCGACCATTCCATAGCATAATTGCCGGAAGCTATCAGCGTAGAGGTAGCATTAGGTCCGCAAAGGGTTTGGGCAGAGGCTGAAATAGTGACAACTGGTTGGGCCTTTACCAGCAAAGTACCGTTGATATAGGTAATCGTATAGTTGCTGGCGTTAGCGCCACTGGCAATTACCGGATAATTTCCTGGCGTGGAGCTTTGCTGTGCCGTGGTAGTTACCACCGGCTGTGCAGCCAATACCTGCGCCGTTTCGCCATGTACAAAGCCTGTGTAAGTCACACTCAGTGAAGGGTTGGCATCGTTCAGACACTTCACGGCGTCATTTGCGGTGATGGTAAGGATTGCCGGTGTAATAGTCAGGTTGCCGGCACTGAAGCTGATGTCATAGTTTCCGGAGGTCAGGCCACCAGGGAGAATACTATATCCATTCCCTGTATTAATGGCCATCTGGGAAGTGCCGCTATAGGTCAGGTTACCTCCCAGCACGGTAGCGGCTTCTCCGTTCACAAGGCCATTGCAGGTGATGCCGTTGCCGCCCGTGTAAGCGTTACCATCATACACTTTGGTGGCATCATTCGCTGTTATTATCAGCGGAGCCTTGCTGATGGTCAGACTGCCAGCTGCATAACTGATGTCGTAGTTGCCGGAAGTATACCCTGCCGGGCTGATTACATAGCCGGTTCCTGCATTGATAGCATGTTGGGAGCTG
Protein-coding sequences here:
- a CDS encoding sigma-70 family RNA polymerase sigma factor, with the translated sequence MVALLQQRIEPAYEYLFDKYSRALYGVILDIIPDREIAADTLQEVFLKIWRLIDKYDPGKGTLFTWMFQIARSTSIDMVRSKNWLKTKLNVELSDSHMAMPDNNKTAFEDIGLRKAIKGLRQEHSVLIELSYFQGYTQEEIAQMLQLPLGTVKTRLRAALIQLRKFIAT
- a CDS encoding ferritin-like domain-containing protein; this encodes MKILDIIEEMSHEDPELPERLDTRRSAMSRFAGLGGKLALAALPLALGGLLKKAYGQTTSSIVDILNYALTLEYLESTFYTTGAASGVVPAGTPAVAAINTIRDHENEHVAFLTSVIKSMNATPVTKPNFDFTAGGTFPNVFTNYDTFLAVAQAFEDTGVRAYKGRAVELMSNSVVLTAALQIHSVEARHASHIRQMRAARGANEKPWITGNDTGGIGPAVQSSYNGEENTIQGGVNITNFVNINAATESFDEPLTASQVLAIVKPFIV
- a CDS encoding anti-sigma factor translates to MKGLIQQYPELAAAVTEFERALESAGTWSHTPAPSTVRDDFLHAIKNTSPLQQTTITSPKSANSRKFMRIAAALLLLLGISGICNILLFRKYEGVTREYYSLLGKTQELRAGKQQAENNINTIRQDMGIVSARAIKKIILSGVPGKEDHQVTIYWDTTSHKVYLFQEKLPDAPAGKQYQLWAITEGNPVDAGLLDNCHGLCKMKDIGKAQAFAITLEHTGGNITPSTDQLYVMGKVPI